A window of the Luoshenia tenuis genome harbors these coding sequences:
- a CDS encoding CtsR family transcriptional regulator → MSVLSDSIEQFIRDLIQEEKQVDLQRNELAEYFRCAPSQINYVLATRFTIDRGYKIESRRGGGGYIRVIRLNIDDNDYLFQLLTQRIGEALSENTARQLVAYMREQRIVDEKGARLIEAAVSDKALRLPYPLKDQVRASVMKSMVLTLFDQ, encoded by the coding sequence ATGTCGGTATTGAGCGACAGTATCGAACAGTTTATACGCGATTTGATTCAGGAAGAAAAGCAGGTGGACCTGCAGCGCAATGAATTGGCGGAGTATTTCCGCTGCGCGCCCAGCCAGATCAATTATGTGCTGGCCACGCGCTTTACCATCGACAGGGGCTATAAAATCGAGAGCCGCAGGGGCGGCGGCGGGTATATTCGCGTGATCCGCCTTAATATTGATGATAATGACTACCTGTTTCAACTGCTGACCCAGCGCATCGGCGAGGCACTCAGCGAAAATACGGCCAGGCAGCTGGTGGCCTATATGCGCGAGCAGCGGATTGTAGATGAAAAGGGCGCCCGCCTGATCGAGGCGGCGGTAAGCGATAAGGCGCTGCGCCTGCCCTATCCGCTTAAGGATCAGGTGCGGGCCAGCGTGATGAAATCCATGGTATTGACGCTGTTTGACCAATAG
- a CDS encoding acyl-[acyl-carrier-protein] thioesterase produces the protein MIQESFEKSIIVSQYECDFQNRIKPSAIMRQVQQVSTDHCDALGITAQVYEETHTAFLLAKLSLEVYKDIRVGEAVKLVTRPALPVRAVYNRYTGLYDEDGALAAAMDSRWILIDTRTRRILRRPPEGIDWPFIAPVTQEHSLTMEKPDALEAAGSVKVAYSRIDQNRHLNNTEYADIICDCLPIEHFQNGSVKKLVLSYHHEARFGEELTLYRAALADAPGYYLCGMLGEQNCFEANIRF, from the coding sequence ATGATACAGGAATCTTTTGAAAAAAGTATTATCGTCAGCCAATATGAATGTGATTTTCAAAACCGGATAAAGCCCAGCGCCATCATGCGCCAGGTCCAGCAGGTATCGACGGATCATTGCGACGCCTTAGGGATCACCGCGCAGGTGTATGAGGAAACACATACCGCGTTTTTGCTGGCCAAGCTCTCCCTTGAGGTGTATAAGGATATCCGCGTGGGCGAGGCCGTTAAGCTGGTCACCCGGCCTGCGCTGCCGGTGCGGGCGGTGTACAACCGTTACACCGGCTTATATGATGAGGACGGCGCGCTGGCCGCAGCCATGGATTCGCGCTGGATCCTGATCGACACCCGCACCCGGCGCATCCTCCGCCGCCCGCCCGAGGGGATCGACTGGCCCTTTATCGCCCCGGTGACGCAGGAGCATTCTCTGACGATGGAAAAGCCCGATGCACTGGAGGCGGCTGGCAGCGTAAAGGTGGCCTATTCCCGCATCGACCAAAACCGGCACCTGAACAATACTGAGTATGCCGATATCATCTGCGATTGCCTGCCGATCGAGCACTTCCAAAACGGCTCGGTCAAAAAGCTGGTGCTCTCTTACCATCATGAGGCCCGCTTTGGCGAGGAGCTGACCCTTTACCGCGCCGCGCTGGCCGATGCGCCGGGTTATTACCTTTGCGGGATGCTGGGCGAACAGAATTGCTTTGAAGCCAATATCCGCTTTTAG
- a CDS encoding kinase to dihydroxyacetone kinase has product MLEYRYDTQLLIDGINLNEDEIYRQIAAGFEGDCLLVVGDETLIKLHYHTNQPWKVLEYCAGLGEIYDIVIEDMDRQSRGLKG; this is encoded by the coding sequence ATGCTGGAATACCGCTACGATACGCAGCTGCTCATCGACGGGATCAACTTGAACGAAGACGAAATCTACCGGCAGATCGCCGCCGGGTTTGAGGGCGATTGCCTGCTCGTGGTCGGGGATGAAACGCTGATCAAGCTCCATTACCACACCAATCAGCCCTGGAAGGTGCTGGAATACTGTGCGGGCCTTGGCGAGATCTACGATATCGTGATCGAGGATATGGACCGCCAATCGCGGGGTCTGAAGGGCTGA
- a CDS encoding 16S rRNA (uracil(1498)-N(3))-methyltransferase, translating to MRRFITGPGQAGEPCVTLAGEEARHIGRVLRMQPGEQVMLLDGEGREAPYEIVGITAKEVALRACGPLVPSPCEPELRLTLYQALPKADKMEWIIQKGVELGAYAFCPVRTRNCVARIEKGTDAQKKQARWQRIALEAAKQSGRARVPQVSLPLDFEEMLPRWQAHEAALVLYENEEQLDIVQALAPVKHVKDIAILIGPEGGLERDEVAKLCQGGARAVGLGPRILRTETAGMAAASVIMALCGEMRAR from the coding sequence ATGCGGCGCTTTATTACAGGCCCGGGGCAGGCGGGGGAACCCTGCGTTACGCTGGCCGGGGAAGAGGCACGGCATATCGGCCGCGTGCTGCGCATGCAGCCGGGGGAACAGGTGATGCTGCTGGATGGGGAAGGCCGGGAGGCGCCCTATGAGATCGTAGGGATCACGGCTAAGGAGGTGGCGCTTCGCGCCTGCGGCCCGCTTGTGCCCTCGCCCTGTGAACCGGAGCTGCGCCTGACGCTCTATCAGGCGCTGCCCAAAGCGGATAAGATGGAATGGATCATCCAAAAGGGCGTGGAGCTTGGCGCCTATGCCTTTTGCCCGGTGCGCACGCGCAACTGTGTGGCCCGGATTGAAAAGGGGACGGACGCGCAAAAAAAGCAGGCGCGCTGGCAGCGCATCGCCCTGGAGGCGGCAAAACAAAGCGGCCGGGCGCGAGTGCCCCAGGTGAGCTTGCCGCTGGATTTTGAAGAAATGCTGCCCCGGTGGCAGGCCCACGAGGCCGCGCTGGTGCTGTACGAAAACGAGGAGCAGCTGGATATCGTGCAGGCGTTAGCGCCGGTCAAGCACGTAAAAGATATAGCGATATTGATCGGCCCCGAAGGGGGCTTGGAGCGCGACGAGGTCGCTAAGCTTTGCCAAGGCGGGGCCAGGGCGGTTGGGCTGGGCCCGCGCATCCTGCGCACGGAAACGGCGGGGATGGCGGCGGCCAGTGTGATCATGGCGCTGTGCGGCGAGATGCGGGCCCGCTGA
- a CDS encoding PH domain-containing protein, whose product MEQVNKRVTLIFTVVTLILVGGLVIYAFFIAGSGGVKVRLQENKLRVQAMMCDVTCGLDEIERVELRQDYDLGRRTNGFGNMRMKSGAFKNDELGSYRCATVTSSEWVILVHIRNDQPLVFNQATGEDTQAFYQQLQSALPAA is encoded by the coding sequence GTGGAACAGGTCAATAAGCGCGTTACGCTGATCTTTACGGTGGTCACCCTGATTTTGGTGGGCGGCTTGGTGATCTATGCTTTTTTCATCGCGGGCAGCGGCGGGGTAAAGGTGCGGTTGCAGGAGAATAAATTGCGCGTGCAGGCCATGATGTGCGATGTAACCTGCGGCCTGGACGAGATCGAGCGGGTCGAACTGCGGCAGGATTATGACCTGGGCCGGCGCACCAATGGCTTTGGCAATATGCGGATGAAGTCCGGCGCGTTTAAGAACGATGAACTGGGCAGCTACCGCTGCGCCACGGTCACCTCGTCTGAATGGGTGATCCTCGTCCACATCCGCAACGACCAGCCGCTGGTTTTCAACCAGGCCACAGGGGAGGATACGCAGGCCTTTTATCAGCAACTGCAAAGCGCGCTGCCCGCGGCCTGA
- a CDS encoding ATP-dependent Clp protease ATP-binding subunit, with protein MAVYNRFTKGAQRALALSQKVARELGHNYVGTEHQLYGLAEEGQGAAAQILSQLGVTTDKILQQIEQLIGRGPYQFNDNFGYTPRSKKIIEASVAEANNMGHDYVGTEHLLLALMHERECVAARIMMNLGVDIRGVSEAIIEQLTQEGGRKEKAAGGKKGDGKTPTLDQFTRDLTQAAREGRLDPVIGRAREVERIVQILSRRTKNNPVLIGEPGVGKSAVVEGLAQQIVSGNIPELLKNKRVLSLDLSGMLAGAKYRGEFEERLKNAMEEIQKSDDIILFIDELHTLIGAGAAEGAIDAANILKPALARGELQCIGATTLEEYRKHIEKDSALERRFQPVTVGEPTPEEAVEILFGLRDRYEAHHKVRITDEAIRAAVALSDRYISDRYLPDKAIDLMDEAASRVRIKSYIAPPDMKAIEAKLEALSKEKAEAVHNQNFEKAAQLRDEEHKLREEMEAAKIAWQERKGEEISTVGEEDIAQIVASWTNIPVKRMTEDESERLLRLEDELHSRVIGQDEAVVAVARAIRRARAGLKDPKRPIGSFIFLGPTGVGKTELSKALAESLFGDENAMIRIDMSEYMERHTVSRLVGSPPGYVGFDDGGQLTEKVRRKPYSVVLFDEIEKAHPDVFNILLQVLEDGRLTDSHGKTVDFRNTVVIMTSNVGAHTIRRQQTMGFGSSDDIGISYERMKENVMNELKQTFRPEFINRVDEIIVFHPLEQEHARRIVDLMLHSVAQRLEEKEIYLEVTDAARDHLAKEGFDTMYGARPLRRAIQRLVEDSLAEEILSGKVKIGQKVKLDFEQDQLTFTPVPVDSGAGQAQAEQAPVG; from the coding sequence ATGGCAGTTTACAATAGATTTACGAAAGGGGCCCAGCGGGCGCTGGCGCTATCCCAGAAAGTTGCCCGTGAGTTGGGGCATAATTACGTCGGCACGGAGCATCAGCTCTATGGCCTTGCCGAGGAAGGACAGGGCGCGGCGGCACAGATTTTGAGCCAGCTGGGCGTGACGACGGATAAGATTCTGCAGCAGATCGAACAGCTGATCGGCCGCGGCCCGTATCAGTTCAACGATAACTTTGGCTATACCCCGCGCAGCAAAAAGATCATTGAGGCCAGCGTGGCCGAGGCCAATAATATGGGCCACGATTACGTGGGGACCGAGCACCTTCTGCTGGCCCTGATGCACGAGCGCGAGTGCGTAGCCGCCCGGATCATGATGAACCTGGGCGTGGATATCCGCGGGGTCAGCGAGGCCATCATCGAGCAGCTCACCCAGGAGGGCGGGCGAAAAGAGAAGGCTGCCGGCGGCAAGAAAGGGGATGGCAAAACCCCCACGCTGGATCAGTTTACCCGCGACCTGACGCAGGCCGCCCGCGAAGGGCGGCTGGACCCGGTGATCGGCCGGGCCAGGGAGGTGGAGCGGATCGTACAGATCCTCTCGCGCAGGACGAAGAACAATCCCGTACTCATTGGGGAGCCGGGCGTAGGCAAGTCCGCCGTGGTAGAGGGGCTGGCCCAGCAGATCGTAAGCGGCAATATCCCCGAACTGCTGAAAAATAAGCGCGTGCTCTCGCTGGATCTTTCCGGGATGCTGGCGGGCGCCAAGTACCGGGGCGAATTTGAGGAGCGGCTGAAAAACGCCATGGAAGAGATTCAGAAATCCGACGATATCATCCTGTTTATTGACGAGCTGCACACCCTGATCGGCGCGGGCGCGGCGGAGGGCGCCATCGACGCGGCCAATATTCTAAAGCCTGCGCTGGCCCGGGGCGAGCTGCAGTGCATCGGCGCAACGACGCTGGAGGAGTACCGCAAGCATATCGAGAAGGACTCGGCGCTGGAGCGCCGCTTCCAGCCGGTGACGGTGGGCGAGCCTACGCCTGAAGAGGCGGTGGAGATCCTCTTCGGCCTGCGGGACCGGTATGAAGCCCACCACAAGGTGCGCATTACCGATGAGGCGATCCGGGCCGCAGTGGCCCTTTCGGACCGGTATATCTCGGACCGTTACCTGCCGGATAAAGCCATCGACCTGATGGACGAGGCGGCCAGCCGGGTGCGCATTAAAAGCTACATCGCCCCGCCGGATATGAAGGCCATCGAAGCCAAACTGGAGGCCCTTTCCAAGGAGAAGGCCGAGGCGGTGCACAACCAGAACTTTGAAAAGGCCGCCCAGCTTAGGGATGAAGAGCATAAACTGCGCGAGGAGATGGAGGCCGCTAAAATCGCCTGGCAGGAGCGCAAGGGCGAGGAGATTTCCACCGTTGGCGAGGAGGACATCGCCCAGATCGTAGCCAGCTGGACCAATATCCCCGTCAAGCGGATGACCGAGGACGAGAGCGAGCGGCTGCTGCGCCTGGAAGATGAGCTGCACAGCCGCGTGATCGGCCAGGATGAGGCCGTGGTCGCGGTGGCGCGGGCGATCCGCCGGGCGCGCGCAGGGCTGAAGGACCCCAAGCGCCCCATCGGCTCGTTTATCTTCCTGGGCCCCACGGGCGTGGGCAAGACCGAGCTGAGCAAGGCACTGGCCGAATCCCTGTTTGGGGATGAAAACGCCATGATCCGCATCGATATGTCCGAGTATATGGAGCGGCATACCGTTTCGCGCCTGGTGGGCTCCCCCCCGGGGTACGTGGGCTTTGACGACGGCGGCCAGCTGACAGAGAAGGTGCGGCGCAAACCCTACAGCGTGGTGTTGTTTGACGAGATCGAAAAGGCGCATCCAGATGTGTTCAACATTCTTTTGCAGGTTTTGGAGGACGGAAGGCTGACCGATTCCCACGGCAAGACGGTGGACTTCCGCAACACTGTGGTCATCATGACCTCTAACGTAGGGGCGCATACCATCCGCCGCCAGCAGACCATGGGCTTTGGCTCTTCGGACGATATCGGCATCTCCTATGAGCGGATGAAGGAAAACGTGATGAACGAGCTCAAGCAGACCTTCCGGCCCGAGTTCATCAACCGCGTGGATGAGATCATCGTTTTCCATCCGCTGGAGCAGGAGCACGCCCGCCGGATCGTAGATTTGATGCTGCATTCCGTGGCCCAGCGCCTGGAGGAAAAGGAAATTTATCTGGAAGTGACGGACGCGGCCCGGGATCACCTGGCCAAAGAGGGCTTTGATACGATGTATGGCGCCCGCCCGCTGCGCAGGGCCATCCAGCGCCTGGTGGAGGACAGCCTGGCTGAAGAGATCCTCTCTGGCAAGGTCAAGATCGGCCAAAAGGTCAAACTGGACTTTGAGCAGGATCAGCTGACCTTTACGCCCGTGCCGGTAGACAGCGGCGCCGGGCAGGCGCAGGCGGAACAGGCGCCTGTAGGCTAA
- a CDS encoding UvrB/UvrC motif-containing protein has product MLCEGCGLHQATYHYTSIVNGQKVERHLCEECAAKLGAGSEWALGNILAGLLGYLPKEQEPSQQEQTIKRCPGCGWTLEQIQNTGLVGCAQCYDTFEKELGQVIKHVQGKDRHVGASPAGTPETQGQGADQLEALRAQMAQAVEKEDFEQAAVLRDKIKALEGEGAVKEG; this is encoded by the coding sequence ATGCTGTGCGAGGGATGCGGATTGCACCAGGCGACCTATCATTATACCAGTATCGTAAACGGGCAAAAGGTGGAACGCCACCTGTGTGAGGAGTGCGCGGCCAAGCTGGGCGCGGGCAGCGAATGGGCGCTGGGCAACATCCTGGCGGGCCTTTTGGGGTATCTCCCCAAAGAACAGGAGCCTTCCCAGCAGGAACAGACCATCAAGCGTTGCCCGGGGTGCGGCTGGACCCTGGAGCAGATCCAAAATACCGGCCTTGTGGGCTGCGCCCAGTGCTATGATACCTTTGAAAAAGAACTGGGCCAGGTCATCAAGCACGTGCAGGGCAAGGACCGCCACGTGGGCGCCAGCCCGGCAGGGACGCCTGAAACCCAGGGGCAGGGCGCAGACCAGCTTGAAGCGCTGCGTGCGCAGATGGCCCAGGCGGTTGAAAAAGAGGATTTTGAGCAGGCGGCCGTATTGCGCGATAAGATCAAGGCGCTGGAGGGCGAAGGCGCCGTAAAGGAGGGATAG
- the mtaB gene encoding tRNA (N(6)-L-threonylcarbamoyladenosine(37)-C(2))-methylthiotransferase MtaB encodes MDKTMALVTLGCKVNQYDTQAMRELLAQAGYREVPFEEKADVYVVNTCTVTATGDQKSRQMIGRAHHTNPEALIVVAGCYAQRAAAEAAAIPGVGLVLGTQDRGKIAQLVAQAAAQKGGARLAVDTLEKKGLPYEGLRVTQSQAHTRANLKIQEGCRQFCTYCIIPYVRGPLRSRAVEDAAQEAERLVAAGHREIVLTGIHLTSYGLDGEEKGRYKGEQLLELLGRLEAIPGLARVRMGSVEPQLLHSRFIEGLRPLKKLCPHWHVSLQSGSAGVLSRMRRTYGPEEYLAALERLRAAFPGVAITTDVMCGFPGETEQEHRESLAFVERAAFSRIHVFTYSPRAGTPAAQMPLQVPRAEKKRRTHEMLRLGERLEAAYMEGLLDTVQEVLFETPVEGMADTSAGYTPSYVHVRCTGAAPGELAKVKIISRQGEFLTGQAVKG; translated from the coding sequence ATGGACAAGACGATGGCGCTTGTGACCCTGGGTTGCAAGGTAAACCAATACGATACCCAAGCCATGCGGGAACTGCTGGCCCAGGCGGGCTATAGGGAGGTACCCTTTGAGGAAAAGGCGGACGTCTATGTGGTCAACACTTGCACGGTGACCGCTACGGGAGACCAGAAATCCCGCCAGATGATCGGCCGGGCGCACCATACCAACCCGGAAGCGCTGATCGTGGTGGCGGGCTGCTATGCCCAGCGCGCGGCGGCGGAGGCAGCGGCCATCCCGGGCGTTGGGCTGGTGTTGGGCACGCAGGACCGTGGGAAGATCGCCCAGCTGGTGGCGCAGGCCGCCGCCCAAAAAGGGGGGGCGCGCCTGGCGGTGGATACGCTGGAGAAAAAGGGGCTGCCCTACGAGGGGCTGCGCGTGACCCAGAGCCAAGCGCATACCCGGGCTAACCTGAAGATACAGGAGGGGTGCAGGCAGTTTTGCACCTACTGTATCATCCCCTACGTGCGGGGGCCGCTGCGCAGCCGGGCTGTGGAGGATGCGGCGCAGGAGGCGGAAAGGCTGGTGGCAGCCGGCCACCGGGAGATCGTCCTGACGGGCATCCATCTGACCAGTTATGGCCTGGATGGAGAGGAAAAGGGGCGTTATAAGGGGGAACAGCTGCTGGAGCTGCTGGGCAGGCTGGAGGCGATCCCCGGCCTTGCGCGGGTGCGGATGGGATCGGTGGAGCCGCAGCTGTTGCACAGCCGCTTTATTGAAGGGCTGCGTCCGCTCAAAAAACTGTGCCCCCACTGGCACGTATCGCTGCAGAGCGGCTCGGCCGGCGTGTTGTCGCGTATGCGGCGCACCTACGGCCCGGAAGAGTACCTGGCGGCGCTTGAGCGGCTGCGCGCCGCTTTCCCGGGCGTGGCCATCACCACGGATGTGATGTGCGGCTTTCCGGGCGAAACGGAGCAGGAGCACCGGGAATCGCTGGCCTTTGTGGAACGCGCGGCGTTTAGCCGCATCCACGTATTTACCTATTCGCCCCGGGCGGGCACGCCGGCGGCGCAGATGCCCTTACAGGTGCCCCGTGCGGAAAAGAAGCGCCGCACCCATGAGATGCTGCGCCTGGGGGAGCGTTTGGAAGCGGCGTACATGGAAGGGCTGCTGGATACAGTGCAAGAGGTGCTCTTCGAAACGCCGGTCGAGGGGATGGCGGACACATCCGCGGGCTATACGCCCAGCTATGTGCACGTGCGCTGCACAGGCGCGGCCCCGGGGGAGCTGGCCAAGGTCAAAATCATTTCCCGCCAGGGCGAGTTTTTGACCGGCCAGGCGGTTAAAGGGTAG
- a CDS encoding glycoside hydrolase family 5 protein — MKKTVMSIQGDRFLLNGKLTYSENADCPHQGLLMNARFIQGIFDDAADRERYNRFGKHFDPEENTDELIAALPDWYAAGLRAFTVGLQGGGPCFTIALDTIQNNPYGSDGKALDPAYLNRLARLIDAADELGMVVIVSLFYGVQTALLQDDDAVENAVKGICGWLRARGDRNIIIEIANEHDTGAYLCHKVLSEENGIIRLMELARRESGGMPVGCSGTGGYFSARIAQASDVILIHGNEQTRNQLYNLILKAKAVEPARPIVVNEDSQALSQLQVTFANGVSWGYYNNMTKQEPPVDWGITQGEDRFYALRLREYLYGEKPDLPLEDQFHLQGLEKDMAYEDKRFLRLASLYPEQVDHVDFFRDGALYQQAYDDPFCVNFIGNWIQEPVVGIKSGEQWRAVVHLCDGRVVEKTVIVP, encoded by the coding sequence ATGAAAAAGACCGTCATGTCGATCCAGGGGGACCGTTTTTTGCTCAACGGCAAGCTGACCTACAGCGAGAACGCGGACTGTCCGCACCAGGGCCTGCTGATGAACGCCAGGTTCATCCAGGGCATATTTGACGACGCGGCTGACCGGGAGCGCTATAATCGCTTTGGCAAGCATTTTGATCCGGAAGAGAATACAGACGAGCTGATCGCCGCGCTGCCGGATTGGTATGCGGCGGGGCTGCGGGCCTTTACGGTGGGCTTGCAGGGTGGCGGGCCCTGCTTTACCATTGCCCTTGATACCATCCAGAATAACCCCTATGGCAGCGATGGCAAGGCCCTGGACCCGGCCTACCTGAATCGTCTGGCCAGGCTCATCGACGCGGCGGACGAACTGGGCATGGTGGTGATCGTCAGCCTGTTTTACGGCGTACAGACGGCGCTTTTGCAAGATGATGACGCGGTAGAAAACGCGGTAAAGGGCATTTGCGGCTGGCTGCGGGCGCGTGGGGATCGCAATATCATCATCGAGATCGCCAACGAGCATGATACCGGCGCTTATCTATGCCATAAGGTGCTGAGCGAAGAGAACGGCATTATCCGCCTGATGGAACTGGCCCGGCGCGAATCCGGCGGCATGCCGGTGGGGTGCAGCGGCACTGGGGGCTATTTTTCCGCCCGCATCGCCCAGGCCTCGGACGTGATCTTGATCCACGGCAACGAGCAGACCCGCAATCAGCTTTATAACCTGATCTTGAAGGCCAAGGCTGTGGAGCCCGCCCGGCCCATCGTGGTCAATGAGGATTCGCAGGCGCTAAGCCAGCTGCAGGTTACCTTCGCAAACGGCGTATCCTGGGGCTACTATAATAATATGACCAAGCAGGAGCCGCCGGTGGATTGGGGCATCACCCAGGGTGAGGACCGGTTTTACGCGCTGCGGCTGCGGGAATACCTCTATGGCGAAAAGCCCGACCTGCCGCTGGAGGACCAGTTCCACCTCCAGGGTTTGGAAAAGGACATGGCCTATGAGGATAAGCGCTTTTTGCGCCTGGCCAGCCTGTACCCTGAACAAGTCGACCATGTGGATTTCTTTCGCGATGGCGCGCTTTACCAGCAGGCCTATGACGACCCGTTCTGCGTAAACTTTATCGGTAACTGGATCCAGGAGCCGGTAGTGGGCATCAAGTCCGGGGAACAATGGCGTGCTGTCGTCCACCTTTGCGATGGCCGGGTGGTGGAAAAAACGGTAATCGTACCGTAG
- a CDS encoding ATP--guanido phosphotransferase, which translates to MGIWEMDGPQGDVAVTSRVRIARNYADYAFPAALDQARKEQIAAQTGELLSGRPGFTWLRLGELDELQLRQLGENYLASPALIQNAKVAALALNEERTTGVMVNEEDHLRIQSLAAGLDLEHALGQAQQLCSDLEAQKPYAFSARWGYLTSCPTNIGTGLRASVMMHLPALTMMGKINTIIEAVGKIGLTVRGSYGEGSAVSADLYQISNQVTMGLTEKEIAASVQNACMQVMAQERLARKAMMAARPLELQDRLMRAWGAMQNARMMELKEFMRLYSDVRLAESCGYVQIHDQQAFRALLCDAQPASLQLRSGRRLSARDQNIARAELVRKCLAQ; encoded by the coding sequence ATGGGCATATGGGAGATGGACGGCCCGCAGGGCGATGTGGCGGTGACCAGCCGCGTGCGCATCGCGCGCAACTATGCAGATTACGCCTTTCCCGCGGCGCTGGATCAGGCCCGAAAAGAGCAGATCGCCGCGCAGACCGGCGAGCTGTTGTCCGGCCGTCCGGGCTTTACCTGGCTGCGCCTGGGGGAGCTGGACGAGCTGCAGCTGCGGCAGCTGGGCGAGAATTATCTGGCCAGCCCGGCCCTGATCCAAAACGCGAAGGTGGCCGCCCTGGCGCTAAATGAAGAGCGGACCACGGGCGTGATGGTCAACGAGGAAGATCATCTGCGCATCCAAAGCCTGGCAGCGGGGCTGGACCTAGAACACGCCCTAGGACAGGCGCAGCAGCTTTGTAGCGATTTGGAGGCGCAAAAACCGTATGCCTTTAGCGCAAGGTGGGGATACTTGACCAGTTGTCCCACCAATATCGGGACGGGGCTGCGCGCATCGGTGATGATGCACCTGCCGGCGCTGACGATGATGGGCAAGATCAATACCATCATCGAGGCGGTAGGCAAGATCGGCCTGACCGTGCGCGGCAGCTATGGCGAGGGCAGCGCGGTCAGCGCGGACCTGTATCAGATATCCAACCAGGTCACCATGGGGCTGACGGAAAAGGAGATCGCCGCCAGCGTACAAAACGCCTGCATGCAGGTGATGGCGCAGGAGCGCCTGGCGCGCAAGGCCATGATGGCTGCCCGGCCGCTGGAATTGCAGGACCGGCTGATGCGGGCCTGGGGCGCCATGCAAAACGCCAGAATGATGGAGTTAAAGGAATTTATGCGCCTTTACTCCGACGTGCGCCTGGCCGAAAGCTGCGGATATGTGCAGATACACGACCAGCAGGCCTTCCGGGCGCTGCTGTGCGACGCGCAGCCGGCCAGCTTGCAGCTGCGCTCCGGACGCAGGCTGTCGGCGCGGGATCAGAACATCGCCCGGGCGGAACTGGTGCGCAAGTGCCTGGCCCAGTGA